In Armatimonadota bacterium, a single genomic region encodes these proteins:
- a CDS encoding helix-turn-helix domain-containing protein has translation MPKLSWRGYENVEEAARIAGPRIRHLRESRGLSIRALSARARISKTTLMRIERGEPISEDALDRLCVALQTVIPNLMVVSEDWDRDYRIHRRSDEDWGVAFRKQKAPSTVVDFAKVESATERKRLGNLGFVSGFLQNSNCALRGGKLEAAMMELYGDQDIEGFRHSGEEYVYCLQGLLKVTLAKEVIMLQPGDSMIFFSRHRHRYESALPSQHPDEPTKLLMVWMESAEELEAIREDEEC, from the coding sequence ATGCCGAAATTAAGTTGGAGAGGGTACGAAAACGTCGAAGAGGCAGCTAGGATCGCAGGTCCGCGCATCCGGCACCTTAGAGAGTCGCGCGGACTCTCGATTCGGGCGCTTTCTGCTCGGGCGAGAATCAGCAAGACGACCTTGATGAGGATTGAGAGAGGCGAGCCGATTTCAGAAGATGCGCTGGACCGGCTTTGCGTGGCGCTTCAGACCGTCATTCCGAACCTCATGGTCGTAAGCGAGGATTGGGATCGCGACTACCGGATTCATCGGCGGTCGGATGAAGACTGGGGGGTGGCATTTCGAAAACAGAAGGCGCCCAGCACCGTAGTCGACTTTGCCAAAGTCGAGAGTGCTACTGAACGAAAGCGCCTCGGGAACTTGGGTTTTGTCAGCGGCTTCCTGCAGAACTCGAATTGCGCTTTGAGGGGCGGAAAACTGGAGGCGGCGATGATGGAGCTCTACGGCGACCAGGACATTGAGGGGTTCCGCCATTCGGGTGAGGAGTACGTCTATTGCCTTCAAGGACTTCTGAAGGTGACGCTTGCGAAAGAGGTCATTATGCTGCAGCCCGGAGACTCGATGATCTTCTTTTCGCGTCATCGGCACCGCTACGAGTCAGCTTTGCCGTCCCAACATCCGGATGAGCCAACGAAATTGCTCATGGTTTGGATGGAGTCGGCGGAGGAGCTGGAAGCGATTCGAGAGGATGAGGAATGTTAG
- a CDS encoding alpha/beta fold hydrolase — protein MILWLCLGVGLYFGMCYKLADGLIHMPRSHPEKPSEFAVWQPVKDVNAWVTPSILDGKRETVFVLCHGLGGNRGYYANTGLELQKRGYQVVILPMTGQDDNPSETVGFGPAESELIRQTVRALKAERTILVGCSLGGAAAWLASDEPGVSAVVSDSAFARLDEACEAWLKKDLPYGNILLRPVIWFGTARVGVKPSEVNPVDTAKKWMIWGAQISELDEKGKPMGTPNLRRPALVIHGAEDRLFGKSNAEALAKAAEADLWIVPDKGHAQPVDDPGYVDRLIKLANSTAAS, from the coding sequence GTGATTCTCTGGCTTTGTCTAGGGGTCGGACTCTACTTTGGGATGTGCTACAAGCTGGCCGACGGCTTGATTCATATGCCCAGATCCCATCCCGAGAAGCCATCTGAGTTTGCCGTCTGGCAACCCGTCAAAGATGTGAACGCCTGGGTGACTCCTTCAATCCTTGACGGGAAGCGAGAGACCGTCTTCGTCCTCTGTCACGGCCTAGGCGGAAATCGTGGTTACTACGCCAACACCGGCCTCGAGCTCCAAAAGCGCGGCTACCAGGTCGTTATATTGCCAATGACGGGCCAAGACGACAACCCCTCCGAAACCGTCGGCTTCGGCCCGGCTGAGTCCGAACTCATCCGCCAAACAGTCCGTGCCCTTAAGGCCGAGCGGACCATTCTCGTCGGCTGCTCGCTGGGCGGAGCCGCCGCCTGGCTCGCCTCGGATGAGCCTGGTGTGAGTGCCGTGGTTTCAGATTCTGCCTTTGCGCGATTGGACGAGGCTTGCGAAGCATGGCTCAAAAAAGACCTCCCCTACGGCAACATCCTCCTCCGCCCCGTGATCTGGTTCGGCACGGCGAGGGTTGGGGTTAAGCCCAGCGAGGTGAACCCGGTAGATACCGCTAAAAAATGGATGATTTGGGGTGCACAGATCAGCGAACTTGATGAGAAAGGCAAACCAATGGGCACACCGAACCTCCGTAGGCCAGCCCTCGTCATCCACGGCGCCGAGGACCGTCTTTTCGGCAAATCCAACGCTGAAGCGTTGGCCAAAGCCGCCGAAGCCGACCTATGGATCGTCCCCGACAAAGGCCATGCTCAACCCGTCGATGATCCCGGGTATGTAGATCGGCTCATCAAGCTAGCGAATTCGACAGCTGCAAGCTAA
- a CDS encoding bifunctional 5,10-methylenetetrahydrofolate dehydrogenase/5,10-methenyltetrahydrofolate cyclohydrolase has translation MATILDGLALSKIVRAELAERVAALRVKGVTPRLDVVVAAQDPASVAYVNMKKKWAAAAGMIGEQFEIDEKTTQQELIDIIGSLNANPAVHGVLLQHPLPKHLDENAALLALGAEKDADGITPASLGRLTAGLDGFRCATPLGITKILDHYNIDVTGKRALVIGRSHILGKPMALMLLERNATVTIAHSKTLDLADRCREADILVAAVGRAEMVKGDWIKPGATVIDAGYNKVEGRKGDVGDVHFESAVEIAGAITPVPGGVGPMTVASLLSNAVTAAEKTVS, from the coding sequence ATGGCAACCATCCTTGACGGGCTCGCTCTCTCCAAAATCGTTCGCGCTGAGCTTGCCGAGCGAGTTGCCGCCCTCAGAGTAAAGGGAGTCACGCCTCGGCTCGACGTTGTCGTCGCCGCCCAAGACCCTGCTTCCGTTGCCTACGTCAACATGAAAAAGAAATGGGCCGCCGCCGCTGGCATGATCGGCGAACAGTTCGAGATTGACGAAAAAACCACCCAACAGGAGTTGATCGACATCATCGGTTCGCTCAACGCAAATCCCGCAGTCCACGGAGTCCTCCTTCAGCACCCGCTTCCAAAACACCTCGACGAGAACGCTGCCTTGCTTGCTCTTGGAGCGGAAAAAGATGCCGACGGGATCACTCCCGCATCTTTGGGACGCCTGACCGCTGGACTCGATGGATTCCGCTGCGCGACCCCGCTGGGCATCACCAAAATTCTCGACCACTACAACATCGACGTCACCGGAAAGCGCGCTCTTGTCATCGGTCGAAGCCACATCCTCGGCAAACCGATGGCTCTGATGCTGCTCGAAAGGAACGCCACCGTCACCATCGCCCACAGCAAAACCCTGGACCTCGCCGACCGATGCCGTGAAGCCGACATACTCGTCGCCGCCGTTGGCCGCGCCGAGATGGTCAAAGGCGATTGGATCAAGCCTGGAGCCACTGTCATTGATGCCGGATATAACAAAGTTGAGGGCCGAAAAGGTGATGTTGGGGACGTTCACTTCGAGTCCGCTGTTGAAATAGCCGGAGCGATCACTCCCGTCCCCGGCGGAGTCGGGCCGATGACGGTCGCCAGTCTATTGAGCAATGCAGTTACAGCGGCGGAAAAAACGGTTTCGTAA